GTTCGCTTTTATGGAATCCAACTACTAGAATGCACAAGAATTTGCCTGATATTAGACCTAGATGGAAGAAGTACTATGTCGAATATGGTTTTGGATATGATGAGCTCCGTGACGATTATAAGGTACTGGGTATTTTTTATAATCGTTGTGGTTTAGATGGTGGGGAGGTCAAAATATATAGTCTAAAAAGTGATTCTTGGACTAGTGTGGATTATATTGGTGAGGAGATATTAAATACTTCAGACTCTATTAGAAAAATGAGATTAGCTTATTCAGGTTTTTTTGTGAATGGGAAGCTTCACTGGGATACGATTACTTCTGGTCCTAATCCCGGTGATGTGTGTAGGTGCAGgcacattatttattttgatttagcTAATGAGAAATGGGAAAAGGTGGAGAAGTCCTCATATGGAGTAGGAGAGACTGATTTGTATATGGGAACGTTGGGAAGTGATCTTTGTGTCTTTAGGGATTACAACGAAACTCAGTTAGGTGTTTGGGTTATGAATGGATACGGGGTTAAAGAGTCTTGGATAAAGAAGTTTACCATCACGTATCCAATTAAGCAAGTTTTATATCCACCCCTGTTCATGTCAAATAATGGTGAAATGTTGGCGACGTTAGGAACAATTACTTCCATAATGTACAATTCAAAAGATGACGCATTCAGATATCCACATGTTATTAACTGCAATGACTTTCATGGAGTGACAATATACGTTGAAAGTTTAGTTTGTCCTTTTTCAACTGAAGTGACAGAGAAAGCAAAAAAACAAAGGGGGAAAAAGCTCAGATCAAAACCATTGAGAAACAAATAATTTGTAAGAGTACTTTTTCTTCTCAAGTTCTTTCAATTTCTGTTTGTTAGTTCAAATATAGAACAAGTCCTTGCAGCTAATCACTAGATGTATATTTTCTTGTGATACCtgtcacctcccaccagcacCTAGTGTTTGTGTTGTCTCTGTTGGGATTTGAACCTGAGTCCTCGTGGTTCTCAACTCACTTCATTGATTTA
This genomic stretch from Solanum stenotomum isolate F172 chromosome 10, ASM1918654v1, whole genome shotgun sequence harbors:
- the LOC125843233 gene encoding F-box/kelch-repeat protein At3g23880-like, which gives rise to MKDLNFTEILPPELITEILLRVPVKSLLKFRSVSKFWLTLISSGEFIKNHLSLSANNKEDTHHVLIFGQSRYYKGNFKECLFRSLFNDSVTEAFDLKYPIEDNCKLFNVLGSCNGLIFLAEYLECCSLLWNPTTRMHKNLPDIRPRWKKYYVEYGFGYDELRDDYKVLGIFYNRCGLDGGEVKIYSLKSDSWTSVDYIGEEILNTSDSIRKMRLAYSGFFVNGKLHWDTITSGPNPGDVCRCRHIIYFDLANEKWEKVEKSSYGVGETDLYMGTLGSDLCVFRDYNETQLGVWVMNGYGVKESWIKKFTITYPIKQVLYPPLFMSNNGEMLATLGTITSIMYNSKDDAFRYPHVINCNDFHGVTIYVESLVCPFSTEVTEKAKKQRGKKLRSKPLRNK